Part of the Kangiella geojedonensis genome is shown below.
TTGGGCAACCGTTCAATGACTCTATATCCGCGATGGTTATCAGAACTGTCAACGCCAGTTTTTTTCCAACAAAAAGGCTCTCTAGTCACCGCCCATGGTAGTGACAAAGTAGAGTTAGAACATTTTTACCGTGTGGTAAAAAGAAAAGTTGGTACAAAAGACTCAGAGCAAGCATTAATAGAAAAAATATCTGTAAGTGAGAAAGAAGACGATCTTAGCCATTTAGGTGAAGGCTTGTTTTTACCTACGGAAGGTCAGATAGATCCCATAGAGTTAATGGACAGTCTGTTTAATGATCTGAACAAAGCTAAAAACGTTAAGATCCATAATGGGGTAACCATTAACCATATTGCTAATCATAAGGTGGAAACACAAGATGGTGATAAAGCATTTGATTGGGTCTTTGATTGTCGTGGTTTAGGGGCACAAAGTGATCTCCCGTTACGTGCAGTACGAGGCGAATTGATATGGTTAAAGGCACCTGATGTTGAAATTAAGCATTTAACACGGTTAATACATCCGCGCTATAAAATCTATGTGGTGCCTCGGCCCGATAATGTTTATCTAGTTGGTGCCACAGAGATCGAAAGTGAAGACTATAGTCCGGTATCGGTGCGCTCAAGTTTGGAGCTATTATCAGCGGCGTACAGTGTTCATCGCGGGTTTGGTGAGGCAAGAATTATAAAAAACGTGGTTAATTGCCGCCCAGCGTTACCTAATAATTTACCCTTAATAAAAACGGAAAATGGTCTTACACAAATTAATGGTCTTTACCGTCATGGCATTTTGTTAGGACCAGCTGTGGTAGAAAAAGCAATTGAAGCATTTGTGCAGGAAACGAAGCAAGACGTAAGAAAGGTTCAGTATGCAAATTAAAGTGAATGATGAAGTGTTGGATATTGAGCAAGGTATGACCTTGGCACAATTTATTGAATGGTTTAAACAAGATGGTAATTTTGCGGTGGCTGTTAATATGGAGTTTGTACCGCGTTCTTTATATTCGGAAACTGCATTAAAGGAAAACGATAAGGTGGAAATTGTTCAGCCGATGCAGGGCGGCTAAAATTTTAAATCGCCTAACCGTCGTTAGAACCTTGTTAAAATTGTTTTTTGTTTTAGTCATTTGCTAGAGCAAACTCCTGCAACAATAAGCAATTTTTCCGCGTTTTAACTTAGTTTAAACAATTTAAAGTGAGTTATCAGAAATGCTTTGTGAAAACCATTTTCTAGAATGTCTTTCCAGTATGGTTTTATTATTTAATTAGGTAGTAACCGTCTAGTAGAAGATCGCTGAGAAGCGAAACCTGTTGTTAAGTAAAAATAAAGGTATCAAAGTTTTGTTGAGAATATACCAAGTAAAGGTAAATACATGCTGAAAATCGGTGGTAAAGACGTTAACAGTCGACTGTTTTTAGGGACGGCACTTTATCCGTCACCGCAAATTATGCTGGATGCTATTAGAGCATCTGAAGCAGAGGTCGTCACTGTGTCCGTTCGTCGAGAAGGACAAGGGGGTGAAAATTTCTGGAAGCAAATTAATCAGTTGGATTGCCACTGGCTACCGAATACTGCTGGCTGTCATACGGTTAAAGAGGCAGTAACCACCGCAGAAATGGCGCGTGAGTTGTTCCAAACCAATTGGATTAAGCTGGAAGTGATTGGTGACGAATACAATTTACAGCCAGATCCTTTTCGGCTACTTGATGCGACAAGGGAGCTAGTGAAGCGTGGATTCGAGGTGTTCCCTTATTGCACGGATGATTTAGTACTGTGTCAGCGTTTATTAGACGCTGGTTGCAACATTCTTATGCCTTGGGGAGCGCCGATTGGTACAGGACGAGGCCTGAGCGATCCTTATGCACTACAAACATTGCGACAACGATTACCAGATATTCCCATGGTGATTGATGCCGGTATTGGTTTACCATCACATGCGACTCAAGCGATGGAGATGGGCTTTGATGCTGTACTACTGAATACAGCAGTAGCGCAAGCAGAAGACCCCGTGAATATGGCTGCTGCTTTTAAAGAAGGGGTAACGGCTGGTCGTCGAGCGTATGAGGCTGGCGCTATGCCTGTGCGTGATATTGCGAAACCAAGCACCCCAGTTTTAGGGACACCTTTTTGGCAACAAGATAAAGGCGACGTTTGATGTCGGACTGTGTTAAGCCAGTAGTATGGACGGTGGCAGGTTCTGATACGGCGGGTCTTGCAGGTCAGGTTGCGGATATAAGAGCGATGGAAGCACTGGGTGCTCACCCTTGTATGGTAACCACCGCCGTGACGGCACAAAATAATCAGCAAGTGATAGCGATTAACCCCTTAAATTACGAACAAATTCACTCTCAATTTGAAGCTCTTAAGACGGTATTTCCGGCAACTGCGATTAAGGTGGGTATGATTCCTACGCTAGAAGCTTTTCAAGCGGTAATGGACTTTGTTAAAGGGTATGAAGGAAGTGTGATTGTTGATCCGGTACTGGCCAGTTCATCGGGTAAACCATTAGTGGATGATGGCGTCACCAAAAGATTTTCCTCATTGCTACCTAAAATACGCTTAATAACACCGAATATTCCTGAGTTGAGTTTGCTAACAGGCTTGTCCGTGACTGATGAGTCATCCATAAAAAAAGCTGCAAATCGACTGATTGAACTTGGTGCCTCTGCGGTTTTAGTTAAAGGTGGCCACGCTGATAATGTTATTGGCGCTAGTCCGAAGTATGTTCATGACTATTTTGTTAGTGCAGAACAAAGCTTCTGGCTACACAATAAAAAGCAAAAAACCATCAACACCCGTGGCACCGGTTGCGTGTTAGCGTCTGCAATAACGGCTGCCTTGGCACACAATTACTCATTAGAAGATGCGGTGGTGCTCGGAAAGATGTTGTTAAATCAAGGGCTACGCCACGGCTATAGTTTGGTCGGTGAGCCAGATTTACAAAAAGGGCCATTGAAACCGTTAAATTGGCCGAGCGAAACTCGGGATGTGCCTTTATTGACGGCAACCATGGATGAGCCAGTGAGCTATCAGTTTCCAGCCTGTACTGAGTTGGGTGAGCTAGGACTGTATCCAGTAGTGGATAGGGCCAGTTGGTTGGAGCGCTTGTTGCCCCTAGGCGTGACTACTATCCAGTTACGAGTGAAGGATTTGACGGGTGATGCGTTAGAGCAAGAAATTGTTGAAGCAGTCTCTATAGCTAAGAAATACGCCGCTCGACTTTTTATTAACGATTATTGGCAATTAGCCATAAAACACCAAGCATATGGTGTCCATCTTGGGCAAGAGGATTTAGCCGAAGCCGATCTTAGTGCCATTGCTCAAGCGGGACTTCGTTTGGGGTTGAGCACGCATTGTTATTATGAAGTGGCGCGTGCTCATGCCATAAAGCCGAGTTATTTGGCCTGTGGTCCGGTTTATCATACTGATAGCAAAGATATGCCTTGGATTCCTCATGGTATTGATAATTTAATGAAGTGGATGGACTTATTACCGGATTATCCGTGGGTGGCGATTGGTGGAATTAATTTAGAGCGTTTTCCTGAAGTGGTGCAGACAAAGGTCTCTGGAGTCGCGATGATTTCAGCTATCACACAAGCAGATGACCCCGAAGCTGTGACTAAAACAATGATGGCGATGTTCGACCATGGATAATTTCTTATTCGAAGAGTCTGAGGTGGTTCAATTTATCGAACCAGCGCAATTAAAACAGTGGCTGTCACAAGGGGATGCGCCGCTGATCATCAATGTTACGGGGGAAGAGTCGGCGCTTGAAGAGTGTTCGTTAAATGCCGACAAGCCACTTTCCGTGCCTATAACTGAGTTTGCCAGCGTTATTAATGAGTTAGATCCTGACCAGCCTACGGTTGTGGTGTGCCAGCTTGGCCAGAAAAGCTTTAATGCGGCGCAGCGTTTAATTGAGTCCGATTATAGCTGCGTGTTTAGTTTGCACGGCGGTTTAGAGGCGTGGAAAAGAATGCTGGAAGGAAGCCAGTAAGATAAAAAATGTAACATTTCAGCGCTAGCCAGAGCCCTTCAGCTGACTATAATAAGATTCATAAAAGGAGATAATATGTCAGAAAAACAATCACTTATCGATGCTAGGCCAGAAGAATCCAAAAGGTTACACCCCGACTCCATTAAGGCATCAAGAATTAGTCATGGAATTTTTGCTATTCTTTTAATGGTTGGCGGCTGTGTGGTCTCTTTTATTGCTTCAAGCTGGTACTTGTTATTAATCATCACAGCAGTAGTCTTGTTGATATTTTTAACCGGCTTTATTTGGGCAAGGAAGTCGTATCAGTATACTTGGTATTGGCTGACTGAAGAGGGGTTGTATATTCAGCGTGGTGTTTTGTGGCGTCGAAAAACGCTAGTGCCACGAAACCGAATACAACACACCGATGTAGGGCAGGGGCCATTACAACGAAAATTTAGCTTAGCGAAGTTAGTGGTTTATACCGCAGGTACACGGGATGCCTCAGTACCACTGGATGGTTTAGAGTTTGGAGTGGCTAACGAGCTTAGAGAGCAATTGCGACAAGATGGCGACGATGATGCAGTCTAAGGAAGAACGGAAGCTTCATAAAGCATCGCCGATATTTATTCTGCTGGATAATATCAAAAAAATTATCTTTCCAGTATTGATTGCATTAGTCGGGCCTGGTGGAAGTTACTGGGAATATATTGCGCTAGCCATTGCCTTATTAGTGAGTTTGGCGTCTGTGATTCAATATCGCTTTTATCGGTATTGGTTAGAGCCAAATCAAATCCGCGTTAAGGAAGGCATCTTGTTTCGTAATGAGCGCCAGGTACCTTATAAGCGTATTCAAAATTTAAATCTGACGCAAAATCCTTTGCATCGAATTCTCGGCGTAGTGACGGTTCAACTGGAGTCGGCGTCTGGCGGAAAGCCGGAAGCGGTGATTAGCGTTGTCGATATGGAGGCAGTTAAAGAGCTTAAGCGCTTAGTCCATGGTGCGGATGAAACGGTTCAAGAAGATGTTCAGCCAGAAGAAGGGGCACAAACAAAGCCATCCTTGTTGAGTTTGCCGTTTTCTGAAATTGTACGATATGGAGTGATTACCAATAAAGGACTGGTGATTCTTGCCGTCGTATTTGGTTTTTTATCCCAGCTAAGCGATGGGGCTTTAAAAGATTATATCGAACACAAAATTGTGGCTTTTGCTAACTGGGTTACCGCAAGCTTTGATAGTGTCTTGGGTGACTTTGGTGCATTAACCATTGTGGTTTATGGCTTAGTGCTGGCAGTACTGGGGCTTGTAGGTCTATGGCTATTGTCTATTACGTTTGCCTTGTTCAAGCTGCATGACTTTGAGCTGTTGAAAAATAAAGGCAAGCTACAGGCGACCATGGGGTTGTTAACGCGAATGCAAGCGACGATACCAATGTCCCGCATACAAACGCTAACCGTTCGGAACTCACTACTGCATCGCTGGTTTAAAAGGTTAACCATCAGTGTTGAAACTGCTGGTGGCGTTAATCACGAGAATCAAGGGCTTGCGATTAAAGAGATTGCGCCTTTAATCAATCAGCAACAACGCGCCAAGATGCTCAGAGACATTCAGCCGGATGTTTCGTGGCAAGCCATCGAGTGGTTAGGAATTGAGTCGCGAGCGGTTAGAAGGATTACCAAAAAGCTGTTATTAGTCAGCGCTATAGTGTCGGCACCTTTGGCTTTCCTGCATTGGGGGTGGACCATTCCTGCATTTACCGTTTTCTCCACTCTAGGTTACTTGTATGCCCGAGCTTATGTAAAAAATACAGCTTATTGTCTTGATCAAGACATGATTGGCTTCAAAAGTGGTGTTATCTTCAAAAAAGAGACTTACGTACGCCTAAGTAAAATTCAAACGGTTCAAGTCAAAGAAAGCCTCTTTGATCGCCGCTATGGCATGGCTAAATTAGAAGTTGATACGGCTGGAGCGATAGTGGGTGCACACCATGTCGATATTCCTTACATCATGCTACAAGATGCGATGCGAATACAAAATAAATTAGTGGAGCGTGTGAGTAGCAGGCAGTTTGTTTGGTAATCAATCAGCGGATTTTAGTGCTCCTCTCTTATAAACTCGGCCAGCGTATCAAAGCTGGCCTGATCAATGTTAGAATAAGCGCAATCTGTAATAGACTCAGCCGCTAGAACTATCCACAGCAAGCTTCTGGCTGAGCAAGAATTGAGTAATGAATAAGGTGCCCCATGAATAAAGATTTCTTAAGTCATCTTCAAACACAAATTGAAGAAGTAAAAAGTGAAGGCTTATATAAGAAAGAACGCGTCATCGATTCGCAGCAGGCTGCGGATATCCACGTCACATCTGGCGAAAGTGTGCTGAACTTTTGTGCCAACAATTACCTTGGCCTGGCTAACAGTCCTGAGTTAATCGAAGCGGGCAAAGCCGCGCTTGATAAACAAGGTTATGGTATGGCGTCAGTGCGCTTTATTTGTGGTACTCAAGATGTTCATAAAGAATTAGAACGTCGTATCAGTGACTTCCTTGGGATGGAAGACACGATTCTTTATTCTTCCTGTTTTGATGCAAACACGGGCTTGTTCGAAACGATTTTATCGAAGGAAGATGCGATTATCTCAGACTCACTGAATCATGCTTCGATTATTGACGGCGTACGCTTGTGTAAAGCGATGCGTTATCGCTACAGCAATAATGATATGGCGGATTTGGAAGAGAAACTCAAGCAGGCTGATGCAGATGGCGCGCGTTACAAATTAATTGTGACCGACGGTGTGTTTTCAATGGACGGCATTATTGCCGATTTAGAAAGCGTCTGTGACCTTGCGGATAAATACAATGCATTAGTGATGGTAGATGATTCACACGCAGTAGGTTTTATTGGTGACAAAGGTCGCGGTACCCATGAGCATTGTGGCGTGATGGATCGTGTCGACATTATTACAGGTACTTTAGGTAAAGCACTAGGCGGTGCTTCAGGTGGTTATACTGCTGCACGCAAAGAAATTGTGGAATGGCTGCGCCAGCGCTCTCGTCCTTATCTATTCTCAAACACGCTAGCACCAGTCATTGCGTCGGCCAGTTTACGTGTGTTGGATATGTTAGAGAGTGGCGACGAATTACGTCAAAAATTAAAGCGTAACAGTGAATACTTCCGTGAGAAGATGACTGTACTTGGCTTTGACCTAGTCCCAGGCGAGCACCCGATTATTCCGGTGATGTTGGGCGATGCGTCGTTAGCCAGTAACTTCGCTGACAAAATGCTGCAAGAAGGCATTTACGTTATCGGCTTCTCATTCCCTGTGGTACCAAAAGGGCAGGCGAGAATTAGAACGCAAATGTCAGCCGCACACGACATCGAACATATTGATCGCGCGATTGCTGCTTTTGAGAAAGTGGGTAAAGAATTGGGCGTGATTAGCTAATTAAAGATACGAGATTATTATGAAAACATTGAGTAAGGCTAAAGCGGAAAAAGGAATTTGGATGGTTGACCATCCTAAGCCAGAGCTTGGGCACAATGATGTGTTGATTAAAATTAAGAAGACCGCAATTTGTGGCACTGATATGCACATTTACCACTGGGATGAGTGGGCGCAGGAGACAATTCCTGTGCCGATGACAGTGGGCCATGAATATGTCGGTATCATTGAAGAAGTTGGTCAAGAAGTGAAAGGTTTTCAAGTTGGTGATCGCGTTTCAGGTGAAGGCCACATTACTTGCGGTTACTGCCGAAATTGCCGCGCAGGCCGTCGTCATTTATGTCGCAACACCGAAGGTGTTGGTGTTAATCGCCCCGGAGCTTTTGGTGAGTATTTAGTGATTCCCGCTGAGAATGCTTACAAGATCCCCGACGATATTTCAGATGATGTCGCGTCAATTTTAGATCCCTTTGGTAATGCGGCGCATACCGCCTTGTCATTTGATCTGGTTGGTGAAGATGTTTTGATTACCGGCGCGGGTCCTATTGGAATTATGGCTGTCGCTATTGCTAAACATGTTGGTGCTCGTCACGTTGTCATTACAGACATGAACGATTATCGCTTGGATTTGGCTAAACAGATGGGAGCGACTCGTACCGTTAACGTCACTCAAGAAAAGCTTGAGGATGTGATGGATGAACTGGGCATGAAAGAAGGCTTCGACGTAGGTCTTGAAATGTCTGGTGCACCTCCGGCTTTTGCATCCATGTTAAACACCATGAATCATGGCGGTAAAATTGCTATGCTCGGAATCCCTTCTAGCGATATGGCGATAGATTGGAACCAAGTGATATTCAAAGGTTTAGTCATTAAAGGCATCTATGGTCGTGAGATGTATGAAACCTGGTATAAGATGATTGCAATGCTACAGTCGGGATTAGACTTGTCGCCCGTGATTACCCACCGTTTCGACATTGACAAGTTTGAAGAAGGTTTCGAAACCATGGCAGGCGGGCAGTCAGGTAAAGTGGTTTTAAGCTGGGATTAGTCGCGGGTTAATGGAATCAATCGATGTCACTATTAAAAGCTGGGCAGAGCTCGATACTCTCGAGTTATACCAGCTTTTGCAACTTCGCTCCGAGGTGTTTGTGGTGGAGCAGGAGTGTGCTTACCAAGACTTGGATGCGCAAGATTTTGAGGCGATGCATCTAACAGCTAAGGCACCAAGCCATAAGGCGTTAATGGCTTATGCCCGAATCTATACGACGGTGATTAACAAAAAAGAGTATGCGGCTATCGGTCGGGTATGTACTGCTAAGACATATCGAGGACAGGGTATTTCGCGTCAGTTAATGGATCACGCCATTCAATACATCATCCAAAATCTGGAGCTACCAATTACGGTTAGTGCGCAAGCTTATCTAAAAGAATTTTATCACTCGCTGGGCTTTGAAACGGTTTCGGAACCTTATCTCGAAGATGGCATCCCACATATTAGAATGGTTAGAGAGACGTAGCATATGTTGCAGGATTTTTTGGCAAGAGCGGGATGGATGACCAAATTGTTGGTCGCCATTAGTATCATTGTTAGCGTCGTAACGCTATCTGGGACTAATGGGGTAACAGGATACTTAGCCTTTGACTGGGAGTTAATTCTACAAGGGCAAGTACACCGCCTCGTCACACCAATATTATTACACTTTATGGTTGGCTCACTTCCTATCCATCTGATTTTCAACATGATGTGGTTGTGGGAGCTGGGTGGTGCCATTGAAAAAGAACGCAGTCCCTGGTACCTACTCGGCCTTGTCTTAATTATCGGCATTGCTTCGAATATGGGGCAGTATTTTGGCGAATACTTGGTGGAAGGTTATGTTGATCCCCGTTATTTGTTTGGCGGAATGTCTGGTGTAGTGTTTGGCTTGCTGGGCTTCATCTTTATGCGGCGCAAGTTTGATCCTTTTTTCCGTGTACCATTACACCCTGGCATTATGCAGTTTATGATGATCTGGTTAGTGCTAGGTTTTGTACTAAACTCGACAGGGATGATCGGTATTGCCAATGCAGCGCACCTTATTGGATTGGTGTCAGGTGGAGCGCTTGGCGTTATTACAGCTAAGATAA
Proteins encoded:
- a CDS encoding FAD-dependent oxidoreductase; the protein is MKLAVVGAGIAGRLLSWRLSKLGYDVELFDKQKKGEQQACSFAAAGILSPLAELEMAELDIYTLGNRSMTLYPRWLSELSTPVFFQQKGSLVTAHGSDKVELEHFYRVVKRKVGTKDSEQALIEKISVSEKEDDLSHLGEGLFLPTEGQIDPIELMDSLFNDLNKAKNVKIHNGVTINHIANHKVETQDGDKAFDWVFDCRGLGAQSDLPLRAVRGELIWLKAPDVEIKHLTRLIHPRYKIYVVPRPDNVYLVGATEIESEDYSPVSVRSSLELLSAAYSVHRGFGEARIIKNVVNCRPALPNNLPLIKTENGLTQINGLYRHGILLGPAVVEKAIEAFVQETKQDVRKVQYAN
- the thiS gene encoding sulfur carrier protein ThiS, with the protein product MQIKVNDEVLDIEQGMTLAQFIEWFKQDGNFAVAVNMEFVPRSLYSETALKENDKVEIVQPMQGG
- a CDS encoding thiazole synthase; translation: MLKIGGKDVNSRLFLGTALYPSPQIMLDAIRASEAEVVTVSVRREGQGGENFWKQINQLDCHWLPNTAGCHTVKEAVTTAEMARELFQTNWIKLEVIGDEYNLQPDPFRLLDATRELVKRGFEVFPYCTDDLVLCQRLLDAGCNILMPWGAPIGTGRGLSDPYALQTLRQRLPDIPMVIDAGIGLPSHATQAMEMGFDAVLLNTAVAQAEDPVNMAAAFKEGVTAGRRAYEAGAMPVRDIAKPSTPVLGTPFWQQDKGDV
- the thiE gene encoding thiamine phosphate synthase gives rise to the protein MSDCVKPVVWTVAGSDTAGLAGQVADIRAMEALGAHPCMVTTAVTAQNNQQVIAINPLNYEQIHSQFEALKTVFPATAIKVGMIPTLEAFQAVMDFVKGYEGSVIVDPVLASSSGKPLVDDGVTKRFSSLLPKIRLITPNIPELSLLTGLSVTDESSIKKAANRLIELGASAVLVKGGHADNVIGASPKYVHDYFVSAEQSFWLHNKKQKTINTRGTGCVLASAITAALAHNYSLEDAVVLGKMLLNQGLRHGYSLVGEPDLQKGPLKPLNWPSETRDVPLLTATMDEPVSYQFPACTELGELGLYPVVDRASWLERLLPLGVTTIQLRVKDLTGDALEQEIVEAVSIAKKYAARLFINDYWQLAIKHQAYGVHLGQEDLAEADLSAIAQAGLRLGLSTHCYYEVARAHAIKPSYLACGPVYHTDSKDMPWIPHGIDNLMKWMDLLPDYPWVAIGGINLERFPEVVQTKVSGVAMISAITQADDPEAVTKTMMAMFDHG
- a CDS encoding rhodanese-like domain-containing protein; this translates as MDNFLFEESEVVQFIEPAQLKQWLSQGDAPLIINVTGEESALEECSLNADKPLSVPITEFASVINELDPDQPTVVVCQLGQKSFNAAQRLIESDYSCVFSLHGGLEAWKRMLEGSQ
- a CDS encoding PH domain-containing protein; translation: MSEKQSLIDARPEESKRLHPDSIKASRISHGIFAILLMVGGCVVSFIASSWYLLLIITAVVLLIFLTGFIWARKSYQYTWYWLTEEGLYIQRGVLWRRKTLVPRNRIQHTDVGQGPLQRKFSLAKLVVYTAGTRDASVPLDGLEFGVANELREQLRQDGDDDAV
- a CDS encoding PH domain-containing protein, translating into MMQSKEERKLHKASPIFILLDNIKKIIFPVLIALVGPGGSYWEYIALAIALLVSLASVIQYRFYRYWLEPNQIRVKEGILFRNERQVPYKRIQNLNLTQNPLHRILGVVTVQLESASGGKPEAVISVVDMEAVKELKRLVHGADETVQEDVQPEEGAQTKPSLLSLPFSEIVRYGVITNKGLVILAVVFGFLSQLSDGALKDYIEHKIVAFANWVTASFDSVLGDFGALTIVVYGLVLAVLGLVGLWLLSITFALFKLHDFELLKNKGKLQATMGLLTRMQATIPMSRIQTLTVRNSLLHRWFKRLTISVETAGGVNHENQGLAIKEIAPLINQQQRAKMLRDIQPDVSWQAIEWLGIESRAVRRITKKLLLVSAIVSAPLAFLHWGWTIPAFTVFSTLGYLYARAYVKNTAYCLDQDMIGFKSGVIFKKETYVRLSKIQTVQVKESLFDRRYGMAKLEVDTAGAIVGAHHVDIPYIMLQDAMRIQNKLVERVSSRQFVW
- a CDS encoding glycine C-acetyltransferase; amino-acid sequence: MNKDFLSHLQTQIEEVKSEGLYKKERVIDSQQAADIHVTSGESVLNFCANNYLGLANSPELIEAGKAALDKQGYGMASVRFICGTQDVHKELERRISDFLGMEDTILYSSCFDANTGLFETILSKEDAIISDSLNHASIIDGVRLCKAMRYRYSNNDMADLEEKLKQADADGARYKLIVTDGVFSMDGIIADLESVCDLADKYNALVMVDDSHAVGFIGDKGRGTHEHCGVMDRVDIITGTLGKALGGASGGYTAARKEIVEWLRQRSRPYLFSNTLAPVIASASLRVLDMLESGDELRQKLKRNSEYFREKMTVLGFDLVPGEHPIIPVMLGDASLASNFADKMLQEGIYVIGFSFPVVPKGQARIRTQMSAAHDIEHIDRAIAAFEKVGKELGVIS
- the tdh gene encoding L-threonine 3-dehydrogenase, translated to MKTLSKAKAEKGIWMVDHPKPELGHNDVLIKIKKTAICGTDMHIYHWDEWAQETIPVPMTVGHEYVGIIEEVGQEVKGFQVGDRVSGEGHITCGYCRNCRAGRRHLCRNTEGVGVNRPGAFGEYLVIPAENAYKIPDDISDDVASILDPFGNAAHTALSFDLVGEDVLITGAGPIGIMAVAIAKHVGARHVVITDMNDYRLDLAKQMGATRTVNVTQEKLEDVMDELGMKEGFDVGLEMSGAPPAFASMLNTMNHGGKIAMLGIPSSDMAIDWNQVIFKGLVIKGIYGREMYETWYKMIAMLQSGLDLSPVITHRFDIDKFEEGFETMAGGQSGKVVLSWD
- a CDS encoding GNAT family N-acetyltransferase, which codes for MESIDVTIKSWAELDTLELYQLLQLRSEVFVVEQECAYQDLDAQDFEAMHLTAKAPSHKALMAYARIYTTVINKKEYAAIGRVCTAKTYRGQGISRQLMDHAIQYIIQNLELPITVSAQAYLKEFYHSLGFETVSEPYLEDGIPHIRMVRET
- a CDS encoding rhomboid family intramembrane serine protease, which encodes MLQDFLARAGWMTKLLVAISIIVSVVTLSGTNGVTGYLAFDWELILQGQVHRLVTPILLHFMVGSLPIHLIFNMMWLWELGGAIEKERSPWYLLGLVLIIGIASNMGQYFGEYLVEGYVDPRYLFGGMSGVVFGLLGFIFMRRKFDPFFRVPLHPGIMQFMMIWLVLGFVLNSTGMIGIANAAHLIGLVSGGALGVITAKIKAF